One window from the genome of Dyadobacter sp. CECT 9275 encodes:
- a CDS encoding 2,3,4,5-tetrahydropyridine-2,6-dicarboxylate N-succinyltransferase: MEFTQQIEEIWSNREKLKEPASIELIRSIIEEVDKGRIRVAEPKSDGTWAVNQAIKKAIILYFPIQQMEVSEAGIFEYHDKMQLKRGYASLGVRVVPPAVARYGAYISKGVILMPSYVNIGAYIDEGTMVDTWATVGSCAQIGKNVHLSGGVGIGGVLEPVQASPVIIEDGAFIGSRCIVVEGAHIGARAVLGAGVTITGSSKIIDVTGETPVEYKGYVPADSVVIPGTLPKEFAAGTYHVPCALIIGKRKPSTDLKTSLNDALRDNQVAV, from the coding sequence ATGGAGTTTACCCAACAAATTGAAGAAATCTGGTCAAACAGGGAAAAATTAAAAGAGCCTGCTTCTATCGAATTAATCCGTAGCATTATTGAAGAAGTAGACAAAGGACGAATTCGTGTAGCAGAGCCTAAATCTGATGGTACATGGGCCGTAAACCAAGCTATTAAAAAAGCGATCATTCTTTACTTTCCTATTCAGCAGATGGAGGTAAGTGAGGCCGGTATTTTTGAATATCATGATAAAATGCAACTAAAACGCGGCTATGCCTCACTGGGTGTTCGGGTGGTTCCGCCAGCTGTCGCTCGTTACGGTGCATACATTTCCAAAGGGGTTATCCTAATGCCTTCCTATGTAAATATTGGTGCATATATTGACGAAGGTACTATGGTAGACACATGGGCAACCGTCGGAAGCTGTGCACAGATTGGTAAGAATGTGCACCTAAGCGGTGGGGTCGGCATTGGCGGAGTCCTTGAACCGGTACAGGCTTCTCCGGTAATTATTGAAGATGGAGCCTTTATAGGTTCACGCTGTATCGTGGTGGAAGGTGCTCATATTGGCGCCAGAGCTGTACTTGGAGCCGGTGTTACCATTACCGGAAGCTCTAAAATTATAGACGTAACCGGGGAAACTCCGGTTGAATACAAGGGATATGTACCTGCCGACTCTGTGGTGATCCCAGGTACTTTACCTAAAGAATTTGCGGCAGGAACCTACCACGTACCCTGCGCACTGATCATAGGAAAAAGAAAGCCTAGCACGGATCTGAAAACATCCTTAAATGATGCGCTAAGAGATAACCAGGTAGCGGTCTAG
- the gap gene encoding type I glyceraldehyde-3-phosphate dehydrogenase, with protein sequence MSNVKVAINGFGRIGRLVYRQIYNMEGIEIVAINDLTSPKVLAHLLKYDTAQGRFDAEVKSTDNSIIVNGEDIVIYAQRDPAQIPWGSHDVDVVLECTGFFTSKESAEAHITAGAKKVVISAPATGDLKTIVFNVNHNILDGTETIISGASCTTNCLAPMAQVLEEQFGIVNGLMTTIHAYTNDQNTQDAPHPKGDLRRARAAAQNIVPNSTGAAKAIGLVLPSLKGKLDGSAQRVPTLTGSLTELTVILGKQTTVEEINAAMKAASNESYGYTEDEIVSSDIIGISYGSLFDATQTRVQKVGDTQLVRTVSWYDNEMSYVSQLVRTVHYFAKLIK encoded by the coding sequence ATGTCAAATGTAAAAGTTGCAATCAACGGATTTGGACGCATCGGACGCCTTGTGTACCGCCAAATCTACAACATGGAAGGTATTGAAATTGTTGCTATCAACGATTTAACAAGCCCAAAAGTACTTGCCCATCTGCTAAAATATGACACTGCACAAGGACGTTTTGATGCAGAAGTAAAATCAACTGATAATTCAATCATCGTTAACGGTGAAGACATCGTAATATATGCTCAGCGTGACCCGGCACAAATTCCCTGGGGATCACACGATGTAGATGTAGTACTGGAATGCACCGGATTTTTCACCAGCAAAGAGTCTGCCGAAGCACATATCACCGCTGGTGCTAAAAAAGTAGTGATCTCCGCTCCTGCTACAGGCGACCTAAAAACAATTGTTTTCAATGTAAATCATAACATCCTGGATGGTACCGAAACCATCATTAGCGGTGCTTCCTGTACCACCAACTGCCTTGCGCCTATGGCTCAGGTACTTGAAGAGCAATTTGGTATTGTGAACGGTTTAATGACTACCATCCACGCTTATACCAACGACCAAAATACCCAGGATGCTCCACATCCAAAAGGAGATTTGAGAAGGGCTCGCGCAGCGGCACAAAACATTGTTCCCAATAGCACAGGAGCCGCCAAGGCCATTGGACTGGTACTTCCATCATTGAAAGGCAAACTGGACGGATCTGCTCAGCGGGTTCCAACCCTTACTGGTTCATTAACGGAATTAACCGTTATTCTGGGTAAACAAACTACCGTTGAAGAGATTAATGCTGCAATGAAAGCCGCTTCCAACGAAAGCTACGGCTATACGGAAGATGAAATAGTGAGCAGTGATATCATTGGTATCAGCTATGGTTCCCTTTTTGATGCTACCCAAACCCGGGTACAAAAAGTGGGCGATACACAATTGGTAAGAACAGTGAGCTGGTACGACAATGAAATGTCGTACGTATCTCAATTGGTACGTACAGTACATTATTTTGCCAAGCTGATCAAATAG
- the trmB gene encoding tRNA (guanosine(46)-N7)-methyltransferase TrmB: protein MARRKLMHYDYCSNATNVIEAGKPLYHQLKGKWNQLYFENHNPIVLELACGKGEYTVGLASVFPDKNFIGMDIKGDRIARGSQAALDSGLSNVAFLRAGIQYSEEFFQARELDEIWLIHPDPQVRDRDEPKRLTNPDFLKKYASYLKPGGEFCLKTDSSFLYEYSLEMISDNPSFRIMDYTDDLYQSPLLQYHHGVKTHYEKIFVSKGYSIKFIKCIRL, encoded by the coding sequence ATGGCAAGACGAAAATTAATGCATTACGATTATTGTAGTAATGCGACAAATGTAATTGAGGCGGGAAAGCCGCTTTATCACCAGCTGAAGGGAAAATGGAACCAGTTATATTTTGAGAATCATAACCCCATCGTATTAGAGCTTGCCTGCGGAAAGGGTGAGTATACCGTAGGGCTTGCAAGTGTTTTTCCTGATAAGAATTTTATAGGAATGGATATCAAAGGCGACCGCATTGCCAGGGGAAGCCAGGCAGCGCTGGATTCAGGACTATCTAATGTAGCTTTTTTGAGGGCTGGAATTCAGTATTCAGAAGAATTTTTCCAAGCCCGGGAATTGGACGAGATATGGCTCATTCATCCGGATCCCCAGGTCAGGGACAGAGATGAGCCAAAACGGCTGACTAATCCTGATTTTTTGAAAAAATATGCTTCCTATCTTAAACCTGGGGGCGAATTTTGCCTTAAAACGGATAGTTCTTTCCTTTACGAATACAGTCTTGAAATGATCAGTGACAATCCTTCTTTCAGGATTATGGATTATACCGATGACCTATATCAGTCTCCGCTGCTGCAATACCATCATGGCGTCAAAACGCATTATGAAAAGATCTTCGTCAGCAAAGGGTACAGTATCAAATTCATTAAATGCATAAGGCTGTAA
- a CDS encoding bifunctional folylpolyglutamate synthase/dihydrofolate synthase, translating to MDYQEAIDYLFSRLPVFQNIGARAYKPGLETTREICGILGNPQNNYPTIHVGGTNGKGSTSHMLAAILQTAGYKVGLYTSPHLKSFTERIRVNGIPINESYVATFVTVNKSYIDNLSPSFFELTVAMAFSYFSDQQVDVAIIEVGMGGRLDSTNIIKPVVSVITNVSFDHVQFLGDTLPKIAAEKAGIIKDNVPVVISEYQNEEVASVFEAAARQHEAPLYYGSQVYRVMETEHSEGFMALTAKCIDKKEVRFDHLRLDLTGNYQAKNICGVLTAVDVIRTAGFEIGDEHISSALPNVSRLTGLKGRWQRIGESPLVYCDTAHNYAGLGATIPQFESIEATAHRYVLGFVADKDISGILDLFPSTGVYYFCEPGNLRALPSENLQQAALRSGLQGRVYKDVNQALAAAKADSISTDCIYVGGSTFVVAELTDL from the coding sequence ATGGATTATCAGGAAGCAATCGATTACCTGTTTAGCCGATTGCCGGTATTTCAAAATATAGGGGCCCGTGCCTATAAGCCGGGCCTTGAAACTACACGGGAGATTTGCGGCATACTGGGCAATCCCCAAAACAATTATCCAACCATCCATGTGGGGGGGACTAACGGGAAGGGCAGTACGTCGCACATGCTCGCAGCCATTCTTCAGACAGCCGGTTACAAGGTAGGATTATACACATCTCCTCATCTTAAGTCTTTCACAGAGCGTATCCGTGTCAACGGAATTCCGATCAACGAGTCTTATGTAGCCACTTTTGTTACTGTAAATAAATCTTACATCGATAACCTGTCACCATCTTTCTTTGAGCTGACGGTCGCCATGGCTTTTTCCTATTTTTCAGACCAGCAAGTTGACGTAGCTATCATCGAAGTGGGAATGGGAGGCAGGCTGGATTCTACCAATATTATCAAGCCGGTAGTGTCCGTTATCACCAATGTAAGTTTTGATCATGTTCAGTTTCTGGGAGATACCTTGCCCAAAATTGCCGCTGAAAAGGCGGGGATAATAAAGGATAATGTACCTGTGGTGATCAGTGAATACCAGAATGAAGAAGTGGCCAGTGTTTTTGAGGCTGCGGCACGGCAGCACGAGGCACCTTTGTACTACGGATCCCAGGTTTACAGGGTGATGGAAACAGAACATTCAGAAGGTTTTATGGCGCTTACCGCAAAGTGCATTGATAAGAAGGAAGTCAGGTTTGATCATTTACGTTTAGACCTTACCGGAAATTACCAGGCCAAGAATATCTGTGGGGTATTAACTGCCGTGGATGTCATCAGAACTGCCGGATTTGAAATCGGGGATGAACACATCAGCAGCGCGCTGCCAAATGTAAGCCGTTTAACGGGTTTAAAAGGCCGCTGGCAGCGAATAGGAGAGTCTCCTTTGGTTTATTGCGATACGGCGCACAATTATGCTGGTCTGGGCGCTACCATCCCCCAGTTTGAAAGTATTGAAGCAACCGCCCACCGGTATGTTCTGGGGTTTGTAGCAGATAAGGATATTTCCGGAATTCTGGACCTTTTTCCTTCGACAGGTGTTTATTACTTTTGCGAACCGGGTAATTTACGCGCATTACCATCAGAAAATTTGCAGCAGGCCGCCTTACGATCCGGTTTGCAGGGCAGGGTTTATAAGGATGTAAATCAGGCGCTGGCAGCGGCAAAAGCGGATAGTATCAGCACTGACTGCATTTATGTTGGAGGGAGCACATTTGTGGTAGCAGAGTTAACAGATTTATAG